From Halobacterium sp. R2-5, the proteins below share one genomic window:
- a CDS encoding response regulator, protein MPEPGARSDSADAARDDATVLVVEDERALAALYEEWLADEYEVRTAHAGRDALDRLDDAVDVVLLDRRLPGLSGREVLGEIRDRGDSCQVAMVTAVEPGVDVLEMGFDDYLTKPATRADVRRLVSALVDRKQYDVCVQRYFRLLSKRAALEREHGDLADRPEYDDLRADIAAIEAELGGLVEEFSVADFDAQFRSLPSASGAADD, encoded by the coding sequence ATGCCTGAGCCGGGCGCACGCTCGGATTCCGCTGACGCCGCGCGCGACGACGCGACCGTGCTCGTCGTCGAAGACGAGCGCGCGCTCGCCGCCCTCTACGAGGAGTGGCTCGCCGACGAGTACGAAGTCCGCACCGCTCACGCGGGCCGGGACGCCCTCGACAGGCTCGACGACGCAGTCGACGTGGTGCTGCTCGACCGGCGGCTGCCCGGCCTCTCCGGCAGGGAAGTCCTCGGCGAGATTCGCGACCGCGGCGACAGCTGTCAGGTCGCGATGGTGACCGCCGTCGAGCCGGGCGTCGACGTCCTCGAGATGGGCTTCGACGACTACCTCACGAAGCCCGCGACCCGCGCGGACGTCCGGCGGCTGGTGTCGGCGCTGGTCGACCGCAAGCAGTACGACGTCTGCGTCCAGCGGTACTTCCGACTGCTGTCGAAGCGCGCCGCCCTGGAGCGCGAGCACGGCGACCTCGCTGACCGCCCCGAGTACGACGACCTCCGGGCGGACATCGCGGCAATCGAGGCCGAGCTCGGCGGCCTCGTCGAGGAGTTCTCCGTCGCGGACTTCGACGCGCAGTTCCGTTCGCTCCCGTCGGCGTCTGGCGCGGCCGACGACTGA
- a CDS encoding methyltransferase domain-containing protein: protein MSTEDVQAFYGQWARAYDWLCRLLPGVQRLRRAAVAALEIDAGDTVVDLGCGTGANLALLRERVGPDGAVVGVDLTRGMLGVAARRVERHGWENVHLVRGDAARPPVDGVDAVLGSFVVGLLADPGAAVERWVDRVVPGGRVAVLEAGRSRHPHARHLNWAFDEFVAAGAPSGGRDAPSRTLDDRIEAARDALAENASLTRDERRAAGFVRVFAADV from the coding sequence GTGAGCACCGAAGACGTGCAGGCGTTCTACGGCCAGTGGGCGCGCGCCTACGACTGGCTCTGCCGGCTGCTCCCGGGCGTCCAGCGCCTGCGCCGCGCCGCCGTTGCCGCGCTCGAAATCGACGCCGGCGACACGGTCGTCGACCTCGGCTGCGGCACTGGCGCGAACCTCGCGCTCCTCCGGGAGCGCGTCGGCCCGGACGGCGCCGTCGTCGGCGTCGACCTGACGCGGGGGATGCTCGGCGTGGCCGCGCGCCGCGTCGAGCGCCACGGCTGGGAGAACGTCCACCTCGTCCGCGGGGACGCCGCGCGACCGCCCGTCGACGGCGTCGACGCCGTGCTCGGCTCGTTCGTGGTCGGCCTGCTCGCCGATCCCGGAGCGGCGGTCGAGCGCTGGGTCGACCGTGTCGTGCCGGGCGGCCGCGTGGCCGTCCTAGAGGCGGGCCGGAGCCGCCACCCGCACGCCCGCCACCTGAACTGGGCGTTCGACGAGTTCGTCGCCGCGGGCGCGCCGAGCGGCGGCCGGGACGCGCCCTCGCGGACGCTCGACGACCGCATCGAAGCCGCGCGTGACGCCCTCGCCGAGAACGCGAGCCTCACGCGCGACGAGCGCCGGGCAGCCGGCTTCGTGCGGGTGTTCGCCGCCGACGTCTGA
- a CDS encoding NADH:flavin oxidoreductase: protein MSRLDDPVDVGGVTLRNRLYRAPLLECAGTDADTADVLRADLEPAAAAGAGLVCQGATVVRGESGCAAPNMTRVHDGAFVETLSPVPEAIEAHGGRVFAQLEHGGLRSMEIWHAGYRDAHPDYDQLAVSRPPLPLRLAARAGFLDLSPRVLSTDEVYGLAADFGRAAERLAAAGYHGIHVAGANMGIVQQFLSPFYNRRSDEFADGFRFLELVHDEIRARTDVPVITKIPAETEAQPGIRRHLTAEDCVALCERAADAGFDAVVPVSGSVFWDAHLVKGAYPERAWRDSQFQSGYAEAFGSAWRARLVAAANRLQARRAEFEHAWNADLCRRVRERVDVPVLLEGGVRERERVDDLLGDACDLVGVGRPFYAEPRLPARLLSGDGGVACESCNNCVVPQAAGEPGVCRTPSVLAERGRREREGAYGRE, encoded by the coding sequence ATGTCGCGCCTCGACGACCCGGTGGACGTCGGCGGCGTCACCCTCCGGAATCGGCTGTACCGCGCGCCGCTGCTGGAGTGCGCGGGCACCGACGCGGACACCGCCGACGTGCTGCGCGCGGACCTCGAACCCGCGGCAGCAGCGGGCGCCGGCCTGGTCTGTCAGGGCGCGACCGTCGTCCGCGGCGAGAGCGGGTGCGCCGCGCCGAACATGACGCGCGTCCACGACGGCGCGTTCGTCGAGACGCTGTCGCCGGTCCCGGAAGCCATCGAGGCGCACGGCGGCCGCGTGTTCGCGCAACTGGAGCACGGCGGCCTGCGGTCGATGGAGATCTGGCACGCCGGCTACCGCGACGCCCACCCCGACTACGACCAGTTGGCGGTTTCGCGGCCGCCGCTCCCGCTCCGGCTCGCCGCCCGCGCGGGCTTTCTGGACCTCTCGCCGCGCGTGCTCTCCACCGACGAGGTGTACGGCCTCGCGGCGGACTTCGGGCGCGCCGCCGAGCGGCTCGCGGCCGCGGGCTACCACGGCATCCACGTCGCGGGCGCGAACATGGGCATCGTCCAGCAGTTCCTCTCCCCGTTCTACAACCGCCGGAGCGACGAGTTCGCGGACGGCTTCCGGTTCCTCGAACTCGTCCACGACGAGATTCGCGCCCGCACCGACGTCCCGGTCATCACGAAGATCCCGGCGGAGACCGAGGCCCAGCCCGGGATTCGCCGCCACCTCACGGCCGAGGACTGCGTGGCACTCTGCGAGCGGGCCGCCGACGCCGGCTTCGACGCCGTCGTCCCGGTCTCCGGGAGCGTGTTCTGGGACGCGCACCTCGTGAAGGGCGCGTACCCCGAGCGCGCGTGGCGGGACAGCCAGTTCCAGTCGGGGTACGCCGAGGCGTTCGGAAGCGCCTGGCGCGCGCGGCTGGTCGCCGCCGCGAACCGCCTGCAGGCCCGACGGGCGGAGTTCGAGCACGCGTGGAACGCCGACCTCTGCCGGCGCGTCCGCGAGCGCGTCGACGTCCCCGTCTTGCTAGAGGGCGGCGTGCGCGAGCGCGAGCGCGTCGACGACTTGCTCGGGGACGCCTGCGACCTCGTCGGCGTCGGCCGGCCGTTCTACGCGGAGCCCCGGCTGCCCGCGCGGCTCCTCTCGGGGGACGGCGGGGTCGCCTGCGAGAGCTGCAACAACTGCGTCGTCCCGCAGGCCGCGGGCGAACCCGGCGTCTGCCGGACGCCGTCCGTGCTCGCCGAGCGCGGCCGGCGCGAGCGCGAGGGCGCTTACGGGCGCGAGTGA
- a CDS encoding NAD(P)/FAD-dependent oxidoreductase, giving the protein MTDVDVAIVGGGPAGSAAAYAAADRDADAVVYEKGVPRADRDRLGPDSTDAAGFLDYWLEVADLDFADIPEDVIEQRLSGAEFIGPEENVVVDRTGIDADYDGFGFTFHRAKFDDWLRDRAEDAGADYVAGTSVKRVDSDLSGGHEHTLTLGDGEEVTAEYLVLADGPQRQITMRVLDPLLPEGKRASEVLSPPSANHIAYQEYRRFPEELFDADTLKFWWGWMPGETAYPWVFPNRDGVARVGLTMPIGMDVDDFDKSEWRLLREDDERIPSGKVYLRRLLEELYGDEYDVDEDFPLVEGHGKSNSTETYAISSTRPIESPTEAGIAVVGGAMGATSSFHEGGDHVAHRTGKLAGRLAAEGNLGEYNDAWHDAIGDEIRRNVAMADVVGEYGPDDWDKTIRITRQMLESSDSGKIISKSNARSAAGGLRLYTKYRRAKFRYRKRKYAQIREGDYSF; this is encoded by the coding sequence ATGACTGACGTAGACGTGGCCATCGTGGGCGGCGGGCCGGCGGGGTCGGCAGCCGCGTACGCGGCCGCCGACCGGGACGCGGACGCCGTCGTCTACGAGAAGGGCGTGCCGCGGGCCGACCGCGACCGCCTCGGGCCGGACTCGACGGACGCCGCCGGCTTCCTCGACTACTGGCTGGAGGTCGCGGACCTCGACTTCGCGGACATCCCCGAGGACGTGATCGAGCAGCGGCTCTCCGGCGCCGAGTTCATCGGCCCCGAGGAGAACGTGGTCGTCGACCGCACCGGCATCGACGCCGACTACGACGGCTTCGGGTTCACGTTCCACCGCGCGAAGTTCGACGACTGGCTCCGCGACCGCGCCGAGGACGCGGGCGCCGACTACGTCGCCGGTACGAGCGTGAAGCGTGTCGACTCGGACCTCTCGGGCGGCCACGAGCACACGCTCACGCTCGGGGACGGCGAGGAGGTCACCGCGGAGTACCTCGTGCTCGCGGACGGCCCGCAGCGCCAGATCACGATGCGCGTGCTCGACCCGCTGCTGCCCGAGGGCAAGCGCGCCAGCGAGGTGCTCAGCCCGCCGTCGGCGAACCACATCGCGTACCAGGAGTACCGCCGCTTCCCCGAGGAGCTGTTCGACGCGGACACGCTGAAGTTCTGGTGGGGCTGGATGCCAGGCGAGACCGCCTACCCGTGGGTGTTCCCGAACCGCGACGGCGTCGCGCGCGTCGGCCTCACGATGCCCATCGGGATGGACGTCGACGACTTCGACAAAAGCGAGTGGCGCCTGCTCCGCGAGGACGACGAGCGCATCCCCTCGGGGAAGGTGTACCTCCGACGGCTCCTCGAAGAGCTCTACGGCGACGAGTACGACGTCGACGAGGACTTCCCGCTCGTGGAGGGACACGGGAAGTCGAACAGCACGGAGACGTACGCCATCTCCTCGACGCGGCCCATCGAGTCCCCGACCGAGGCCGGCATCGCGGTCGTCGGCGGCGCGATGGGCGCGACGTCGTCGTTCCACGAGGGCGGCGACCACGTCGCCCACCGCACCGGGAAGCTCGCCGGCCGCCTCGCCGCTGAGGGCAACCTCGGGGAGTACAACGACGCGTGGCACGACGCCATCGGCGACGAGATCCGGCGGAACGTCGCGATGGCCGACGTCGTCGGCGAGTACGGCCCCGACGACTGGGACAAGACCATCCGCATCACCCGGCAGATGCTCGAATCCAGCGACAGCGGGAAGATCATCTCGAAGTCGAACGCGCGCTCGGCCGCGGGCGGCCTCCGCCTCTACACGAAGTACAGGCGCGCGAAGTTCCGCTACCGGAAGCGCAAGTACGCCCAGATTCGCGAGGGCGACTACTCGTTCTGA
- a CDS encoding ornithine cyclodeaminase family protein: MVLVLSDANVGDLLDLGALAPVVERALVEQGAGNVERPERPHYPVGEGLESPDEFGTGLAMPAYVHGEPYFATKLVGVHPDNPERGLPTIHAQIVVADARTGEPKAFLNGERVTNARTGCIGGLAARELAVEPVRLGVLGAGAQARWQTRAIDALTDVERVSVYSPSDSREACASDLRERGIDATAVDSASAAVADANVVVTATTSDEPVFAAADLQPGTLVVAVGAFNAEMQELEPETFDRAARVFADVPEEVAAIGDLTATGLDEDDLIPLSDALGGEAGRETDDEILVVESVGSAVLDAAAAAHVYDAAVDAGAGTDVAF, from the coding sequence ATGGTGCTCGTACTCTCGGACGCGAACGTCGGCGACCTCCTCGACCTCGGCGCGCTGGCGCCGGTCGTCGAGCGCGCGCTCGTCGAACAGGGCGCCGGCAACGTCGAACGCCCGGAGCGCCCGCACTACCCGGTCGGCGAGGGCCTGGAGTCGCCGGACGAGTTCGGCACGGGGCTCGCGATGCCGGCGTACGTCCACGGCGAGCCGTACTTCGCGACGAAGCTCGTCGGCGTCCACCCCGACAACCCCGAGCGCGGCCTCCCGACGATTCACGCCCAGATCGTGGTCGCGGACGCCCGCACCGGCGAGCCGAAGGCGTTCCTGAACGGCGAGCGCGTCACGAACGCGCGCACCGGCTGCATCGGCGGGCTCGCGGCCCGCGAACTCGCCGTCGAGCCCGTCCGGCTGGGCGTGCTCGGCGCGGGCGCGCAGGCGCGCTGGCAGACCCGCGCCATCGACGCGCTCACCGACGTCGAACGCGTCTCCGTCTACTCGCCCAGCGACTCCCGGGAGGCGTGCGCGAGCGACCTCCGCGAGCGCGGCATCGACGCCACCGCCGTCGACTCCGCGAGCGCCGCCGTCGCGGACGCGAACGTCGTCGTCACCGCGACCACGAGCGACGAGCCCGTGTTCGCTGCTGCGGACCTCCAGCCCGGAACGCTGGTCGTCGCCGTCGGCGCGTTCAACGCCGAGATGCAGGAACTCGAGCCCGAGACGTTCGACCGCGCGGCCCGCGTGTTCGCCGACGTCCCCGAGGAGGTCGCGGCTATCGGCGACCTCACCGCGACGGGCCTCGACGAGGACGACCTGATTCCGCTCTCGGACGCGCTCGGCGGCGAGGCGGGCCGCGAGACCGACGACGAGATTCTCGTCGTGGAGAGCGTCGGCTCCGCGGTGCTGGACGCCGCGGCCGCCGCCCACGTCTACGACGCCGCCGTCGACGCCGGCGCCGGGACGGACGTGGCGTTCTGA
- a CDS encoding helix-turn-helix domain-containing protein, whose protein sequence is MSDESAGAGTRLRLDLWHPNCWAIQATERNSGGVLAHAVYDAPTMGDDESNGLFTAYGETEAEVEALLDAIEASPLTETVQELQAQFDTRRPRIAPDAVTREFFLEHDPTEMICPLLLEHGFVHAEPGRIEGGREEWHVRYAGGRAEIEAALDDIREQAGAEIAVESIGSVGGTAPRRRRDDALTQKQREVYETARKHGYYEWPRETSTRELAAEFDISKTTLLEHLRKAESKLLGDGGAR, encoded by the coding sequence ATGAGCGACGAGAGCGCGGGCGCCGGCACGAGGCTGCGGCTCGACCTCTGGCACCCGAACTGCTGGGCGATTCAGGCGACCGAGCGCAACTCCGGCGGCGTGCTCGCCCACGCCGTCTACGACGCGCCCACGATGGGCGACGACGAGAGCAACGGGCTGTTCACGGCGTACGGCGAGACGGAGGCGGAGGTCGAGGCGCTGCTCGACGCCATCGAGGCGTCGCCGCTGACGGAGACGGTCCAGGAGCTCCAGGCGCAGTTCGACACGCGGCGGCCGCGAATCGCGCCGGACGCCGTCACGCGGGAGTTCTTCCTCGAACACGACCCCACGGAGATGATCTGCCCGCTGCTGCTCGAACACGGCTTCGTCCACGCCGAACCCGGGCGAATCGAGGGCGGGCGCGAGGAGTGGCACGTCCGGTACGCCGGCGGGCGGGCGGAGATCGAGGCGGCCCTGGACGACATCCGCGAGCAGGCCGGCGCCGAGATCGCCGTCGAGAGCATCGGCTCGGTCGGGGGGACGGCGCCGCGGCGTCGACGCGACGACGCGCTCACGCAGAAGCAGCGCGAGGTGTACGAGACGGCGCGCAAGCACGGCTACTACGAGTGGCCGCGGGAGACGTCGACCCGGGAGCTCGCGGCGGAGTTCGACATCTCGAAGACGACGCTGCTCGAACACCTCCGGAAGGCCGAGTCGAAGCTGCTCGGCGACGGCGGAGCGCGCTAA
- a CDS encoding AzlC family ABC transporter permease, whose translation MTQREDFVAGLRDSLPTLPANVPFGFVVGAAAVQVGFGDVQTVAMSAAVFGGASQLAAIDLVGSGAPLAVVVLTAVVVNLRYTMYSAAIAPHFRRLPERWRLVCAQFLIDATFALAVTEYERSEDTDRLAYYLGVALAIYLTYVGGTVAGVAFGNRMPAGLQLDFAIPLLFLALLVPSITDEPTAVAAAVGGFVAVAAAGAPMNLGIIAAGLSGVVTAVAASETGVGQ comes from the coding sequence GTGACCCAGCGCGAGGACTTCGTCGCCGGCCTGCGGGACTCGCTGCCGACGCTCCCGGCGAACGTGCCGTTCGGGTTCGTCGTCGGCGCGGCGGCCGTTCAGGTGGGCTTCGGGGACGTGCAGACGGTCGCGATGTCCGCCGCGGTGTTCGGCGGCGCGTCCCAGCTCGCGGCCATCGACCTCGTCGGCAGCGGCGCGCCGCTCGCCGTCGTCGTCCTCACCGCGGTCGTGGTGAACCTCCGGTACACGATGTACAGCGCCGCCATCGCCCCGCACTTCCGGCGGCTCCCCGAGCGGTGGCGGCTCGTCTGCGCGCAGTTCCTCATCGACGCGACGTTCGCCCTCGCCGTCACAGAGTACGAGCGCAGCGAGGACACCGACCGGCTCGCGTACTACCTCGGGGTCGCGCTCGCCATCTACCTGACGTACGTCGGCGGGACGGTCGCGGGCGTCGCGTTCGGCAACCGGATGCCCGCCGGCCTCCAGCTCGACTTCGCGATTCCGCTGTTGTTCCTCGCGCTGCTGGTCCCCTCCATCACGGACGAACCGACCGCCGTCGCGGCCGCGGTCGGCGGGTTCGTCGCGGTCGCGGCCGCGGGCGCGCCGATGAACCTCGGCATCATCGCCGCCGGGCTCTCGGGCGTGGTCACCGCGGTCGCCGCGAGCGAGACGGGGGTGGGCCAGTGA
- a CDS encoding AzlD domain-containing protein: MNLWLVVVAAAVGTYLLRVSFVALFGRLDDVPPRAKRVLSFVPPAVLAALVLPELVLSDGALAVSLGNDRLLAGVVAAVVAWRTEDMLATVGVGMAALYALSLVP; encoded by the coding sequence GTGAACCTCTGGCTGGTCGTCGTCGCGGCCGCGGTCGGCACGTACCTCCTCCGCGTGTCGTTCGTCGCGCTGTTCGGCCGCCTCGACGACGTGCCGCCGCGCGCGAAGCGCGTGCTCTCGTTTGTCCCGCCGGCCGTGCTCGCCGCGCTCGTCCTCCCGGAGCTCGTGCTCAGCGACGGCGCGCTCGCCGTCTCGCTCGGCAACGACCGCCTGCTCGCCGGCGTCGTCGCGGCCGTCGTGGCGTGGCGCACCGAGGACATGCTCGCCACCGTCGGCGTCGGGATGGCGGCGCTGTACGCGCTCTCGCTGGTCCCGTAG
- a CDS encoding nitrous oxide reductase accessory protein NosL: MRFLTVAIAGLLVVAGVLAPFAVQGGDTRVAAVPMEDTRSTGAPESVVVRAHESSLVLPKGQVFFTQYRYAVGYYGVASLVSGLQANTERELGRPMAVYVSDFSGTDLSVGDDGLLRMSTDREHGWVAAADAYFVVGSDARTPTRDRAVVPFSERADAAAFADDHGGRVERWAAVAELSFGAAGRTPAEWERVEDRRREASDGTVERATRLLDRPVSATVGANDSLAAAVRDAPPNTTVRLAAGNHSVRDVRVEKPVTIRGAGANLTRVAGDGNGSVFDVNASRVALADLSVSGVGPVRSRDPANVTAVPVGNESFRHDYWTTHGYGDAGVVFDESAASLVSDVRVTTDANGVIARNSPNLSVSNLTVVGTEDWEDGFLGVAVLGAPAVVENSTFYGGKVGVWAHDTDSFAVRNTSMEGMMVGVFSVYAQGAFAADNDIRDTWVGVYVHDRSNGNVVTGNDIENSRNGVLVYGRSSYVADNVLTHNRNGLAVQGQFAVYRRNVLAFNRVGVRVMSLFPTNDVTANDVAYNQRYAETTRYNVLHVWNGNYWRGAPGVDADGDGYLSRPFSATGPVGAVAERGAGAPTLARAPALQMLQQLQRTVPGLRAGGVADERPSAEPIRPAVLERLAETRRGPGRYEDDDDWDYDP, translated from the coding sequence ATGCGATTCCTGACCGTGGCCATCGCGGGCCTGCTGGTGGTCGCCGGCGTGCTCGCGCCGTTCGCCGTGCAGGGCGGCGACACGCGAGTGGCCGCGGTCCCGATGGAGGACACGCGGTCCACGGGCGCCCCGGAGAGCGTCGTCGTGCGCGCCCACGAATCCTCGCTCGTCCTCCCGAAGGGCCAGGTGTTCTTCACGCAGTACCGGTACGCGGTCGGCTACTACGGGGTGGCGTCGCTGGTCTCGGGCCTGCAGGCGAACACGGAACGCGAACTGGGTCGACCGATGGCGGTGTACGTCTCGGACTTCTCTGGGACCGACCTCTCGGTCGGGGACGACGGCCTGCTGCGGATGTCGACGGACCGCGAGCACGGCTGGGTGGCCGCGGCGGACGCCTACTTCGTCGTCGGGAGCGACGCCCGGACGCCGACTCGCGACCGGGCCGTCGTGCCGTTCTCGGAGCGCGCGGACGCCGCCGCGTTCGCCGACGACCACGGCGGCCGCGTCGAGCGGTGGGCCGCCGTAGCGGAGCTGTCGTTCGGCGCCGCGGGGCGGACGCCGGCCGAGTGGGAGCGCGTCGAGGACCGGCGGCGCGAGGCCTCGGACGGGACCGTCGAGCGCGCCACCCGGCTCCTCGACCGCCCGGTCTCCGCGACCGTCGGGGCGAACGACTCCCTCGCGGCGGCCGTCCGCGACGCGCCGCCGAACACCACCGTCAGGCTCGCTGCGGGCAACCACTCCGTGCGGGACGTCCGCGTCGAGAAGCCGGTCACGATTCGCGGCGCCGGCGCGAACCTGACGCGGGTCGCGGGCGACGGGAACGGGAGCGTCTTCGACGTGAACGCGTCCCGCGTCGCGCTCGCGGACCTCTCGGTGTCGGGCGTCGGGCCCGTCCGCTCGCGCGACCCCGCGAACGTGACCGCTGTCCCCGTCGGCAACGAGTCGTTCCGGCACGACTACTGGACGACGCACGGGTACGGCGACGCGGGCGTCGTCTTCGACGAGTCCGCGGCGTCGCTCGTCTCGGACGTCCGCGTGACCACCGACGCGAACGGCGTCATCGCGCGCAACAGCCCGAACCTCTCGGTCTCGAACCTCACCGTGGTCGGGACCGAGGACTGGGAGGACGGCTTCCTCGGCGTCGCCGTGCTCGGCGCGCCCGCGGTCGTCGAGAACTCGACGTTCTACGGCGGGAAGGTCGGGGTGTGGGCCCACGACACGGACTCGTTCGCCGTCCGGAACACGTCGATGGAGGGGATGATGGTCGGCGTGTTCAGCGTGTACGCGCAGGGCGCGTTCGCCGCGGACAACGACATCCGGGACACGTGGGTCGGCGTCTACGTCCACGACCGGTCGAACGGGAACGTCGTCACGGGCAACGACATCGAGAACAGTCGGAACGGCGTCCTCGTGTACGGGCGCTCGAGCTACGTCGCGGACAACGTCCTGACGCACAACCGCAACGGACTGGCCGTCCAGGGGCAGTTCGCCGTCTACCGGCGGAACGTGCTCGCGTTCAACCGCGTCGGCGTCCGCGTGATGTCGCTGTTCCCGACGAACGACGTCACCGCCAACGACGTCGCGTACAACCAGCGGTACGCGGAGACGACGCGGTACAACGTGTTGCACGTCTGGAACGGGAACTACTGGCGAGGCGCGCCGGGCGTTGACGCGGACGGCGACGGCTACCTCTCGCGGCCGTTCAGCGCGACCGGCCCGGTCGGCGCCGTCGCCGAGCGGGGCGCGGGGGCGCCGACGCTCGCGAGGGCGCCCGCGCTACAGATGCTCCAGCAGTTACAGCGCACCGTCCCCGGGCTCCGGGCCGGCGGCGTGGCGGACGAACGCCCGAGCGCGGAGCCGATCCGACCCGCGGTCCTGGAGCGCCTGGCGGAAACGCGCCGCGGCCCCGGCCGGTACGAGGACGACGACGATTGGGACTACGACCCGTGA
- a CDS encoding ABC transporter ATP-binding protein translates to MGGGNAPAGDEEAERSGRDAVASVSDLSKSFGDVDVLDAVSFSLPANATTAVVGPNGCGKTTLVELLTGVESPTAGDVTLSPSGERPVGYLPQAPRFQPSATVRETVAFYARLLSTDVDPDAALDTVGLREAADRRTDALSGGMRRLLGIAVGLLGSPPLVVLDEPTSGLDPTMTRYVFDVVTDLSAAGQSVVFTTHDLSRAAAADHLLVLAEGGVVAEGAPDDVVAESGTDSLADAFDAATGGREVSPAGGSGE, encoded by the coding sequence ATGGGCGGAGGGAACGCACCTGCCGGCGACGAGGAGGCGGAGCGCAGCGGGCGGGACGCGGTCGCGTCCGTCTCCGACCTCTCGAAGTCGTTCGGGGACGTCGACGTCCTCGATGCGGTCTCGTTCTCGCTGCCGGCGAACGCCACGACGGCCGTCGTCGGCCCGAACGGCTGCGGGAAGACGACGCTCGTCGAACTGCTCACGGGCGTCGAGTCGCCGACCGCGGGCGACGTGACGCTCTCCCCGTCGGGCGAGCGCCCGGTCGGCTACCTCCCGCAGGCGCCGCGGTTCCAGCCCTCGGCGACCGTCCGCGAGACGGTCGCGTTCTACGCGCGGCTGCTCTCGACGGACGTCGACCCCGACGCCGCGCTCGACACCGTCGGCCTCCGGGAGGCGGCGGACCGCCGGACGGACGCGCTCTCCGGGGGGATGCGCCGGCTCCTCGGCATCGCGGTCGGCCTCCTGGGGTCGCCGCCGCTGGTCGTGCTCGACGAGCCGACCAGCGGCCTCGATCCGACGATGACCCGCTACGTCTTCGACGTCGTCACCGACCTGTCGGCGGCCGGCCAGTCGGTCGTGTTCACGACGCACGACCTGTCGCGGGCGGCCGCCGCGGACCACCTCCTGGTGCTGGCCGAGGGCGGCGTCGTCGCCGAGGGCGCGCCCGATGACGTGGTCGCGGAGTCCGGTACCGACTCGCTGGCGGACGCCTTCGACGCCGCGACCGGCGGCCGCGAGGTCTCCCCGGCGGGTGGTAGCGGTGAGTGA
- a CDS encoding ABC transporter permease subunit, with product MSDRTEQFTAVFERELRSLARSRSVWVVVAGFAGVLLAVAALAGRSGYVPLVLALLTPAEVAVPVIAVALGYRAVLGDRLRGELAVLKTFPVTPLRYGLGVYCGRFAVVVVAVVGTLAAAAAVVPLLGPESGTLAQTQGLDSPVYYARFVALTVVFAAVLLAVTMLVSSLARTARRGFVLAVASLLVLVAGFDLVVVAGVGRGWIAERGLSVALAASPLSAYRGLVLSYAVEPAVTMPVRAASPVASWLSLAVWLSLSLLTASGLTGVE from the coding sequence GTGAGTGACCGCACCGAGCAGTTCACCGCGGTCTTCGAGCGGGAGCTCCGGTCGCTCGCTCGCTCGCGGTCGGTGTGGGTGGTCGTCGCGGGCTTCGCGGGCGTGCTGTTGGCGGTCGCGGCACTCGCCGGCCGGTCGGGGTACGTGCCGCTGGTGCTCGCGCTGCTCACGCCGGCCGAGGTGGCGGTCCCGGTGATCGCGGTCGCGCTGGGGTACCGGGCGGTGCTCGGCGACCGGCTGCGGGGCGAGCTGGCGGTCCTGAAGACGTTCCCGGTCACGCCGCTGCGGTACGGACTGGGCGTCTACTGCGGCCGGTTCGCCGTGGTGGTCGTCGCCGTGGTCGGGACGCTGGCCGCGGCGGCCGCGGTCGTGCCGCTGCTCGGCCCGGAGTCGGGGACGCTCGCGCAGACGCAGGGCCTGGACTCGCCGGTCTACTACGCGCGGTTCGTCGCGCTGACGGTCGTCTTCGCCGCGGTCCTGCTGGCGGTGACGATGCTGGTGTCGTCGCTCGCGCGGACGGCGCGCCGGGGGTTCGTTCTCGCTGTCGCGTCGCTGCTGGTGCTCGTCGCGGGGTTCGACCTGGTCGTCGTCGCGGGCGTCGGCCGCGGCTGGATCGCCGAGCGCGGACTCTCGGTCGCGCTCGCCGCCAGCCCACTGAGCGCGTACCGCGGGCTCGTGTTGTCGTACGCCGTCGAGCCCGCGGTGACGATGCCGGTGCGGGCCGCGTCGCCGGTCGCGAGCTGGCTGTCGCTGGCCGTGTGGCTGTCGCTGTCGCTGCTGACGGCGTCCGGGCTCACCGGCGTCGAGTGA